Proteins encoded within one genomic window of Clupea harengus chromosome 10, Ch_v2.0.2, whole genome shotgun sequence:
- the LOC116222084 gene encoding desmoglein-2-like, with product MAFRNLLLLTGLALVALSEGARQRRNSQRKRQKREWIISPKLLTENEDHRHLDFVAKIRSDRDDGLPVVYFLKGPGADENPVNLFIVNKDGLVKITAILDREQQSEYNMTGYAKFKHNDSLAEAPIAVNIKVQDQNDNAPVLPQLPTVSIYEDSPEGTFVAQVHAMDADEPGTAHVAIAYSVVKQEPEDGKIHFRADKATGKIYVQSELDREKTSSYILTVQAADMGGEPGGLTGTSTMMVHILDVNDIVPKLEKDEFSVSIDENLADVEVLRFKTLDDDLKGSDNSRAVFHIVSGNEDDYFSVYTDPRTNEGVLMLKKPVDFEAVPNLNLGVVVMNQAPEGARVPGDAAGSDGAGGGGDGGAGRPGGGGGAGGPGGGGGTGGTWSISSKYKRYPVKISVNNKPDGPVYRPSTKPISLPEGKGQLSIPKVIGTFPATDGDTGEQAQDVRYAKGYDPGNWFTIDEETAEITLNKMPDRESPYVVNGTYLAKILCMTNGMPTQTATGTIAVHVEDTNDNCPTLTSHVQYLCSDTKVVNVTAEDLDGDPNGPPLEFTLLDEGVGVKWRLQQTGDASAALWAEDGLWPGLYEVTFEIRDQQGLACPDRQVLKLEVCTCQGGLTSCAPEEVQSGVTTSKKSSQLGGAAVGGMLLGLLALLLVPLMALFCSCGGASGLAGGFTDLPFDAKAHLISYHTEGKGEDREVPLMSVPVLISKVIPVTASANMATTTMVSRQMQENAFGGFYDYNEPDMGNMDSSAHWDYTSDLPEMREEDQLSFMALPDTFLDHYFSQKAEHTAVTSCPRDNLLVYECEGRGSPANSVGCCSLLESEDDLQFLNDLGSKFATLAQICGYSKVTSPRMDHQITPPMSEMDTRIIMTTDVKKQTRESRSSKISNHEAPPVRMERSVSFVEEHSPPPLPRMQLCETMAMPTQTVLVQQQPLYYMVEPQVQSTVLLAERPPVGLGQGVILVNGSQTATERVLLQGGGLVQGGGLVQGGGLVQGGGLVQGGGLVLQQGGHVQGAQGMLIQNGQHVPGSQESTGLFLVSSGQAATGGLVHQGDGLVQGGQMVEVQGDQQHSPGSPTMFLMNKGQTLKHRPGSPFTSQPLHAANTCGSPVLLVDGGMRQGGEIQLDTMQRGSTKAQVVHGSQFFVEAQTLPRGPILQGDGHIQREPRRGPSSGRVCVGGPMPAQRVMLDQGPTGTGQVSTGQKGLQQLEVFPQAGVQGVEAEYGVCCYKLIPGVNTQQGLKRTSKH from the exons ATGGCCTTCAGGAATCTGCTCTTACTGACTGGACTGGCTCTTGTG gccttgTCTGAGGGGGCAAGACAGAGACGAAACTCTCAACggaaaagacagaagagagaatggATCATCAGTCCTAAGCTCCTGACTGAGAATGAAGATCACAGACACCTGGATTTTGTGGCCAAA ATCCGATCAGACCGGGATGATGGACTCCCTGTGGTCTACTTCCTGAAAGGGCCTGGGGCAGACGAGAACCCGGTAAACCTATTCATAGTCAACAAAGACGGCCTAGTCAAGATTACCGCTATTCTGGACCGAGAGCAGCAGTCAGAATACAAT atGACTGGTTATGCAAAGTTCAAACATAATGATTCCCTGGCAGAGGCCCCCATAGCAGTAAATATAAAGGTACAGGACCAGAATGACAATGCTCCAGTTTTACCACAACTGCCAACTGTCAGCATCTATGAGGATAGCCCAGAAG GAACATTCGTGGCGCAAGTGCATGCAATGGATGCGGATGAGCCAGGAACCGCTCACGTGGCTATCGCCTACAGCGTGGTGAAGCAGGAGCCAGAGGATGGCAAGATACATTTCCGTGCTGATAAAGCCACTGGCAAGATTTATGTCCAGTCTGAACTTGacagagag AAAACCAGCTCCTACATCCTCACTGTCCAGGCAGCAGACATGGGAGGTGAGCCAGGGGGACTGACAGGAACATCCACTATGATGGTGCACATCTTGGACGTCAACGACATAGTCCCCAAACTGGAAAAGGATGAG ttttcagtaaGTATTGATGAGAATTTGGCAGATGTCGAGGTATTGCGCTTCAAAACTTTGGATGATGACCTTAAAGGATCAGACAATTCGCGAGCTGTGTTTCACATTGTGTCGGGAAATGAGGATGACTACTTCAGCGTTTACACCGACCCCAGGACTAACGAGGGTGTGCTGATGCTTAAGAAG CCTGTTGATTTTGAGGCAGTTCCTAACCTGAACCTGGGGGTTGTGGTGATGAATCAAGCACCTGAAGGAGCCAGGGTACCAGGAGATGCAGCAGGCTCTGATGGtgccggtggtggtggtgatgga ggagcaggacggcctggtggaggaggaggagcaggagggcctggtggaggaggagggactgGAGGGACTTGGAGCATTTCTTCAAAGTATAAAAGGTACCCAGTGAAGATCAGTGTGAACAACAAACCAGATGGGCCAGTCTACCGCCCAAGCACCAAGCCCATCTCCCTCCCAGAGGGCAAAGGACAACTTTCCATCCCCAAGGTCATTGGCACCTTTCCTGCCACGGATGGAGATACAGGAGAACAGGCCCAGGATGTCAG GTATGCAAAAGGTTATGACCCTGGAAACTGGTTCACCATTGATGAGGAGACAGCTGAAATCACACTCAATAAGATGCCAGACCGGGAGTCTCCGTATGTGGTGAATGGGACCTACCTGGCCAAGATTCTCTGTATGACAAATG GCATGCCCACCCAGACAGCCACGGGGACCATTGCAGTGCATGTGGAGGACACTAATGACAACTGCCCCACGCTCACCAGCCACGTGCAGTACCTGTGCAGTGACACTAAG GTGGTGAATGTGACAGCAGAGGATTTGGATGGAGACCCTAACGGTCCGCCGCTTGAGTTCACGCTGCTGGATGAGGGTGTGGGGGTGAAGTGGAGGCTTCAGCAGACCGGAG atGCTTCAGCAGCGCTGTGGGCTGAAGATGGTCTTTGGCCTGGCCTCTATGAGGTCACGTTTGAGATACGAGACCAGCAGGGGTTGGCCTGTCCTGACAGACAGGTCCTCAAATTGGAGGTGTGCACCTGCCAAGGGGGCTTGACTTCCTGTGCTCCGGAAGAGGTGCAGTCAGGGGTTACAACCAGCAAGAAGTCATCCCAACTGGGAGGAGCCGCAGTGGGAGGGATGCTGTTAGGCCTCCTCGCACTCCTGT TGGTCCCACTGATGGCTTTGTTCTGCTCCTGTGGAGGAGCCAGTGGGCTTGCAGGAGGCTTCACTGACCTGCCCTTCGACGCCAAGGCTCATCTAATCTCCTATCACAccgaaggaaagggagaggaccGG GAGGTTCCTCTGATGAGTGTTCCGGTACTAATCTCCAAAGTAATTCCAGTTACTGCTTCCGCAAACATGGCTACCACCACCATGGTGAGCAGGCAGATGCAGGAGAATGCATTCGGAGGCTTTTATGACTATAATGAGCCAGATATGGGGAACATGGACTCCAGTGCCCATTGGGATTATACTTCAGATCTgccagagatgagagaggaggatcaGCTCTCATTCATGGCACTACCAGACACATTTCTGGACCATTACTTctcacag AAAGCAGAGCACACAGCAGTGACTTCTTGTCCGAGGGACAATCTGTTGGTGTATGAATGCGAGGGACGGGGATCCCCCGCTAACTCTGTGGGCTGCTGCAGCCTCCTAGAGTCTGAGGATGACCTCCAGTTTCTCAACGACTTGGGGTCAAAGTTCGCCACCCTCGCCCAGATCTGTGGATACTCCAAAGTCACAAGCCCAAGAATGGACCATCAGATCACACCTCCCATGTCAGAAATGGACACCAGAATCATCATGACAACCGATGTTAAAAAACAGACAAGGGAGTCCAGGTCCTCAAAAATCAGCAACCACGAGGCACCACCTGTGCGCATGGAGAGGAGCGTCAGCTTTGTGGAGGAACACAGCCCACCCCCACTTCCCAGGATGCAACTGTGCGAGACCATGGCCATGCCCACCCAGACTGTGTtggtgcagcagcagcccctGTACTACATGGTGGAGCCGCAGGTTCAGAGCACAGTGCTGCTGGCCGAGAGGCCCCCAGTTGGTCTGGGTCAGGGAGTGATCCTGGTGAACGGGAGCCAGACAGCCACAGAGAGGGTGCTGCTGCAAGGAGGAGGTCTAGTGCAGGGAGGAGGTCTAGTGCAGGGAGGAGGTCTAGTGCAGGGAGGAGGTCTAGTGCAGGGGGGAGGTCTAGTACTGCAGCAGGGCGGGCATGTTCAAGGGGCTCAGGGGATGCTAATACAAAATGGTCAACATGTTCCTGGATCTCAGGAGTCTACAGGCCTGTTCCTGGTGAGCAGCGGCCAGGCAGCCACAGGGGGGTTGGTCCATCAAGGAGACGGGCTGGTACAGGGAGGGCAGATGGTAGAGGTGCAGGGGGATCAGCAGCACAGTCCTGGATCTCCGACCATGTTTCTGATGAACAAAGGGCAGACACTGAAGCACAGGCCCGGATCCCCTTTCACCAGCCAGCCTCTGCATGCAGCCAACACGTGCGGCTCTCCAGTGCTGCTTGTGGACGGAGGCATGAGGCAGGGAGGGGAAATCCAGCTAGACACCATGCAGCGAGGTTCTACTAAGGCTCAGGTTGTGCATGGGTCTCAATTTTTTGTGGAAGCACAGACCTTACCCAGAGGTCCGATTCTGCAGGGGGATGGGCACATCCAAAGAGAACCCCGGAGAGGCCCCAGTAgcggtagagtgtgtgtgggtggcccAATGCCCGCTCAAAGGGTTATGCTTGATCAGGGGCCAACTGGCACTGGGCAGGTGTCCACAGGGCAGAAGGGCCTGCAGCAGCTTGAGGTTTTTCCCCAGGCGGGAGTACAGGGAGTTGAAGCGGAGTATGGAGTGTGCTGCTACAAGCTCATACCTGGAGTGAACACTCAGCAAGGGCTAAAGAGAACCTCAAAACACTGA